TCTAATTTTTGGACTTATTGTGAATTGTTGACATTGTAAAGCCTCTTCAGAACTAATAGCTCCTAATTTAACTAATACATCTAACTCTTCATCTTCCATATAACTTGTTGGTTCTTCATCTGCAAGATTTTCAACATAGATTAAACTTTTTGCATAATCTTTTGAATCAGAGATAAGTGGAACACCCTTTTCCTTAGCCAATCTTGAAATTGGTTCACCAATTTTTGCATTATAAATACCATCAGTAACAGTATCAAAATGCATAAAAATAACTTTTGCCATATTTTGTCTCCTTTTTTAGCTTGTTTTCTTCATACAAACCAAGCCATATGATAAAGTTCAAAAAAACTCTTTCATCTGACTTGGTTAAGAGTTTAATCTTTTGAGTAATATTTTTCTCTGTGCTTACGCATAAATTCTAACTCTTCTTCAACTTCATCTCTATAATCTTCCATAGCTTCAAGTTCATGTTCTCTACACCCTACTATTTCTACTGGGACATCCAAAAGACCTAAAAAGTGAACTTCATATACACGAATTACTTGCAAGAATTCACCCATTGATTTTATATATCCAATTGCACCTGCTGGCATCAACTGTGTACCAATTGGTGCATGGGGATAGGTTCCATCATTCACTATCTCTTTTAGAAGTTTAACTTTTTGACCTATTCCAAACTTTGGTTTGTCTTCATCTTTTCCTGAACGACCTGCTGTTACACTATCATGAAGAGGTGTATTCGCATCTACGATATCTTTATGTGTAAATCCATCTTTAGCACCCACAACTTCCTCCTGTACCTGTTGGACTTGGACTACAAGAAGAACAACCTTCTAATTTCCCAGTCTCATACATATTCCAAACATCAGCTGCACTTGGAGCGTGACCATTTTTATAATCACCATAAACTCTTAGTAATGAAAATTTTAAAAACTCTAAAAGTTTACTCTCATCTGATATTTCTGCTAAACCTTTTTTTATAAGTGTTCCATACTCTTTCATCATATGAAATCTTTTTACATTGATTAATTTTTGGTCAAAATCTATATCAAAAAATTTAAAAAAATCTTCTGTATCTCTTAATTTATAAAATTCTTCTACTGTTTTCATTTTATATCCTTTAAAATATTCCATTTTAAGCTGGAATTTCTTCTTTTAAAGAGTCAATCCATTTTGATACTCTTATTTCTGTTTTATCTTTTTCATTGTGTTCATCAATTGCTAAACCACAAAGTTTTCCATCCATTTCTGCTAGTGAAGATTCATATTTATAATCACTTGCATCAACAAACCCAACAACTTTTGCTCCAGCAGCTGTAAATGTTTTATAAAGTTTTCCTAAAGCTGAACAAAAATGTTCACCATGTTTTACACTATCTCCTGCACCAAATAAGGCAATAGTTTTTCCAGAAAAATCTATGCCGTCTGATTCAATTTCAAGTAAAGGATCAACCCATTCAAAATATACATCACCTTGTCCCCAAGTTGAACTTCCAATAAAAAGAACATCATGTTCAAGCATTTGATCTATATCATCAAAATCTTCTTCCATATTAATCACTTCTTCTACTTCAAAAGCTTCTGCTAAAGCTTGTGCAACAATCATAGATGTTCCACCTGCTGTTCCACAAAAAATTCCAATATTTGCCATACTTATGTCTCCTTTTAATCTATACGTTTTTATATTTGTTATAAGTCTCTTCTGCTTTTAGAAGAT
This portion of the Arcobacter nitrofigilis DSM 7299 genome encodes:
- a CDS encoding nitrogen fixation protein NifZ is translated as MGAKDGFTHKDIVDANTPLHDSVTAGRSGKDEDKPKFGIGQKVKLLKEIVNDGTYPHAPIGTQLMPAGAIGYIKSMGEFLQVIRVYEVHFLGLLDVPVEIVGCREHELEAMEDYRDEVEEELEFMRKHREKYYSKD
- a CDS encoding nitrogenase-stabilizing/protective protein NifW translates to MKTVEEFYKLRDTEDFFKFFDIDFDQKLINVKRFHMMKEYGTLIKKGLAEISDESKLLEFLKFSLLRVYGDYKNGHAPSAADVWNMYETGKLEGCSSCSPSPTGTGGSCGC
- a CDS encoding flavodoxin domain-containing protein, with the protein product MANIGIFCGTAGGTSMIVAQALAEAFEVEEVINMEEDFDDIDQMLEHDVLFIGSSTWGQGDVYFEWVDPLLEIESDGIDFSGKTIALFGAGDSVKHGEHFCSALGKLYKTFTAAGAKVVGFVDASDYKYESSLAEMDGKLCGLAIDEHNEKDKTEIRVSKWIDSLKEEIPA